One window from the genome of Streptomyces sp. NBC_00708 encodes:
- a CDS encoding NAD(P)H-dependent oxidoreductase, which yields MPTLLIVHHTPSPNCQALFEAVVSGATTDEIEGVRVVRRAALAATASDVLAADGLLLGTPANLGYMSGALKHFFDQIYYPCLDTTQGRPFGYYVHGGNDVTGAVRGIETITTGLGWRRAADAVKVTGEPGKADTEACWELGAVLAAGLTE from the coding sequence GTGCCCACTCTCCTGATCGTGCATCACACACCGTCCCCGAACTGCCAGGCCCTCTTCGAGGCCGTCGTCTCCGGCGCGACGACGGACGAGATCGAGGGCGTACGCGTCGTACGGCGCGCGGCACTCGCCGCCACGGCTTCCGATGTCCTCGCGGCGGACGGCCTGCTCCTCGGCACCCCGGCGAACCTCGGGTACATGTCCGGGGCGCTCAAGCACTTCTTCGACCAGATCTACTACCCGTGCCTCGACACGACACAGGGCAGGCCCTTCGGCTACTACGTGCACGGCGGCAACGACGTCACCGGTGCCGTACGGGGCATCGAGACGATCACGACCGGCCTCGGCTGGCGCCGCGCGGCGGACGCCGTGAAGGTGACGGGCGAGCCGGGCAAGGCCGATACGGAGGCGTGCTGGGAGCTGGGCGCCGTACTGGCGGCGGGCCTCACCGAATAA
- a CDS encoding 2Fe-2S iron-sulfur cluster-binding protein, with the protein MARSTSSAITLHINGEKYTLPVDHRTTLLDALRERLDLTGTKKGCDHGQCGACTVLLDGRRAVACLQLAVAAEGREITTIEGVADGDRLHPVQQAFLDLDGYQCGYCTPGQICSAIAVIEEHAAGLPSAVTEDLRPEAGAPALTAEEIRERMSGNLCRCGAYTQIVQAVARAAEHVANEVKEPVA; encoded by the coding sequence ATGGCCCGCTCGACGTCCAGTGCCATCACCCTGCACATCAATGGCGAAAAATACACGCTGCCCGTCGACCACCGCACCACCCTGCTCGACGCGTTACGCGAACGCCTCGATCTGACCGGCACCAAGAAGGGCTGTGACCACGGCCAGTGCGGCGCCTGCACGGTGCTGCTCGACGGCCGCCGGGCGGTGGCCTGTCTGCAACTCGCCGTGGCCGCCGAAGGACGCGAGATCACGACCATCGAAGGCGTCGCGGACGGCGACCGGCTGCACCCCGTGCAGCAGGCGTTCCTGGATCTCGACGGATACCAGTGCGGCTACTGCACCCCGGGCCAGATCTGCTCCGCCATCGCGGTCATCGAGGAACACGCCGCGGGCCTGCCCAGCGCTGTGACCGAGGACCTACGGCCCGAGGCCGGGGCGCCCGCGCTCACCGCCGAGGAGATCCGCGAGCGGATGAGCGGCAACCTGTGCCGCTGCGGGGCCTACACACAGATCGTGCAGGCGGTCGCCCGCGCCGCCGAGCACGTTGCGAACGAGGTCAAGGAGCCGGTCGCATGA
- a CDS encoding MoxR family ATPase, with amino-acid sequence MSLHAPSAPARPPGDPSPASQLDIAGMLTALLRDTTTEARPDTQLEALTLAVAADLPVLLWGEPGIGKTAALNQLADDLGLPLTTVIASVHEPSDFSGLPVVGDDPAEQGVPMAPPDWAVRLVRAGRGLLFLDELSTAPPAVQAALLRLVLERRVGALQLPPGVRIVAAANPRSSAADGWELSPPLANRFVHLQWAHDQDVVVRGLGGTWPRATLPRLRPERLAEAVGFARRAVCGLLAARPALVHRLPSSETRRGGAWPSPRSWDMTLTLIAFATASGVSRDVLSLLVRGTVGDGPGLELLAAIDRMDLPDPEALLADPASAVLPERGDLRQAVLDGVVAAVRRRPDRARWDAAWSLLVRAVETGAPDLVVVPATTLAALRQEEWDVPASIEALAGVVSLSRRAEEAAARAVAATKGGR; translated from the coding sequence ATGTCCCTGCACGCTCCCTCCGCCCCGGCCCGCCCTCCGGGCGACCCGTCTCCGGCCTCCCAGCTCGACATCGCCGGGATGCTCACGGCCCTGCTGCGTGACACGACGACCGAAGCGCGCCCCGACACCCAGCTGGAGGCCCTGACACTGGCTGTCGCGGCCGACCTGCCCGTCCTCCTGTGGGGCGAACCGGGCATCGGCAAGACCGCGGCCCTGAACCAGCTCGCCGATGACCTCGGCCTGCCCCTCACCACGGTGATCGCCAGCGTGCACGAGCCGTCGGACTTCTCCGGCCTGCCCGTCGTCGGGGACGACCCGGCGGAGCAGGGCGTCCCGATGGCGCCGCCCGACTGGGCGGTGCGTCTCGTCCGCGCGGGGCGTGGCCTGCTGTTCCTCGACGAACTGTCCACGGCCCCGCCCGCCGTGCAGGCCGCCCTCCTCCGTCTCGTACTCGAACGGCGCGTCGGGGCCCTCCAACTGCCGCCCGGTGTACGCATCGTGGCCGCGGCCAACCCCCGGTCGTCGGCGGCCGACGGCTGGGAGCTGAGTCCGCCGCTGGCCAACCGGTTCGTCCATCTGCAGTGGGCCCACGACCAGGACGTCGTGGTGCGCGGACTCGGCGGGACCTGGCCCCGGGCGACCCTGCCCCGTCTCCGGCCCGAACGGCTCGCCGAGGCCGTCGGCTTCGCCCGCCGCGCGGTGTGCGGCCTCCTCGCGGCCCGCCCCGCGCTCGTCCACCGGCTGCCCAGCAGCGAGACCCGCAGGGGCGGCGCCTGGCCGTCGCCCCGGAGCTGGGACATGACGCTGACCCTGATCGCCTTCGCGACCGCGTCCGGTGTCTCCCGTGATGTGCTCTCGCTGCTGGTCAGGGGCACCGTGGGGGACGGGCCGGGACTGGAACTGCTCGCCGCCATCGACCGGATGGACCTCCCGGACCCGGAGGCGCTTCTCGCCGATCCTGCGAGCGCCGTGCTGCCCGAGCGGGGAGACCTGCGGCAGGCGGTGCTCGACGGGGTGGTCGCCGCGGTGCGCAGACGCCCGGACCGGGCGCGCTGGGACGCGGCATGGTCGCTGCTGGTCCGCGCGGTGGAGACGGGAGCGCCCGATCTGGTCGTCGTACCGGCGACCACCCTCGCCGCACTCAGGCAGGAGGAGTGGGACGTGCCCGCGTCGATCGAGGCGCTGGCCGGAGTGGTATCGCTGTCGCGGCGCGCCGAGGAAGCGGCGGCCCGCGCCGTCGCGGCGACCAAGGGCGGCCGGTGA
- a CDS encoding TetR/AcrR family transcriptional regulator, protein MRDAKSTPTRPDAQRNRERILAVALAELTRAADTPVSVIAKKAGVGQGTFYRNFPHREALVLEVYRYEMQQVADTAAQLLDDRPADLALREWMDRLARYAMAKAGLGDALRAATSGHGSLAQVGHGPVTEAVTLLLEANETAGTIRPGVTPDDFFLAIAGLWQLDPHSDWQPRAARLFDLVTDGLRAGAAGDQGIEHMCRHPDQRFPG, encoded by the coding sequence GTGCGGGACGCGAAAAGCACACCCACGCGCCCGGACGCGCAGCGCAATCGCGAGCGCATCCTGGCCGTCGCGCTCGCCGAGCTGACGCGGGCCGCGGACACCCCGGTGAGCGTGATCGCGAAGAAGGCGGGCGTCGGCCAGGGCACCTTCTACCGCAACTTCCCGCATCGCGAGGCGCTGGTCCTGGAGGTCTACCGGTACGAGATGCAGCAGGTCGCCGACACGGCCGCCCAGCTTCTCGACGACCGTCCGGCGGACCTGGCCCTGCGCGAGTGGATGGACCGCCTCGCCCGGTACGCCATGGCGAAGGCGGGCCTGGGGGACGCCCTGCGCGCGGCGACCAGCGGGCACGGCAGCCTGGCGCAGGTCGGCCACGGTCCGGTGACCGAGGCCGTCACGCTCCTGCTGGAGGCCAACGAGACGGCGGGCACCATCCGCCCCGGCGTGACACCCGACGACTTCTTCCTCGCCATAGCCGGTCTCTGGCAGCTCGACCCGCACAGCGACTGGCAGCCCCGCGCCGCCCGCCTCTTCGACCTGGTGACGGACGGACTGCGGGCGGGCGCGGCCGGAGACCAGGGTATCGAACACATGTGCCGTCACCCGGATCAACGGTTCCCCGGCTAG
- a CDS encoding xanthine dehydrogenase family protein subunit M produces MREFGYERAHDVAGAVALLGADPGARLLGGGTNLVDLMKAGVERPSLLVDVRELPLDRVESTPDGGLRIGATVSNSDVAAHPEVRRHYPALAQALLAGASGQLRNMATVGGNLLQRTRCGYFADPGKPCNKRTPGSGCPAIAGEHRNHAILGASEHCVATHPSDMAVALAAFDAVVLYETADGPGELPVEAFYLPVGDTPHIETALPAGAVITGVALPPVPAAAHSRYRKVRERASYAFAIGSVAAALDVRDGTVRDVRLAFGAVASRPWRARTAERALTGGPAEATAFAAAADAELAAARPLPENRYKVTLMRNLVVAVLTQLAEEAAR; encoded by the coding sequence ATGAGGGAGTTCGGTTACGAACGGGCTCACGACGTCGCCGGAGCGGTCGCCCTGCTCGGCGCCGACCCGGGCGCCCGGCTGCTCGGTGGCGGCACCAACCTCGTCGACCTGATGAAGGCCGGCGTGGAACGCCCCAGCCTCCTCGTCGACGTACGGGAACTCCCGCTCGACCGCGTCGAGTCCACCCCGGACGGCGGGCTGCGCATCGGCGCGACGGTCAGCAACAGCGACGTGGCCGCCCACCCCGAGGTACGCCGCCACTACCCGGCCCTCGCGCAGGCGCTGCTCGCCGGAGCCTCCGGGCAGCTGCGCAACATGGCCACCGTCGGCGGAAACCTGCTCCAGCGCACTCGCTGCGGCTACTTCGCGGATCCGGGCAAGCCCTGCAACAAGCGGACGCCCGGCAGTGGTTGCCCCGCCATCGCGGGGGAGCACCGCAACCACGCCATCCTCGGCGCGTCCGAGCACTGCGTCGCCACCCACCCCTCCGACATGGCGGTCGCGCTCGCGGCGTTCGACGCGGTCGTCCTCTACGAAACGGCCGACGGGCCGGGGGAGCTGCCGGTCGAGGCGTTCTATCTGCCGGTGGGCGACACGCCGCACATCGAGACCGCGCTGCCCGCCGGTGCCGTGATCACCGGTGTCGCGCTGCCGCCCGTCCCCGCCGCCGCGCACTCCCGCTACCGCAAGGTGCGCGAGCGTGCCTCGTACGCGTTCGCGATCGGCTCGGTCGCCGCGGCGCTCGACGTACGCGACGGCACCGTGCGCGACGTGCGCCTCGCCTTCGGGGCCGTCGCCTCGCGGCCGTGGCGGGCGCGCACCGCCGAGCGGGCGCTGACCGGCGGCCCGGCCGAGGCGACCGCGTTCGCCGCTGCGGCGGACGCCGAACTCGCCGCCGCGCGCCCGCTGCCCGAGAACCGCTACAAGGTGACGCTGATGCGCAACCTCGTCGTGGCCGTGCTCACCCAACTCGCCGAGGAGGCCGCCCGATGA
- a CDS encoding phage tail protein, with protein MRTGVPGLPTPHPLIDQLPAVYLEQDFLRRFLSALDDVLAPVLLTIDNMPAHLDPRSAPDDFLAWLAQWVAVDSPEDGPVERRRETVRGAVARHARRGTSGGLADAVRLATGTEPEITESGGTAWSTGPLTALPGAPRPWVTIRVREQPGRTIDRARLEERIGTEVPAHVGFTLEILPPDGGAGGAAR; from the coding sequence ATGCGCACCGGCGTCCCCGGACTCCCCACCCCGCACCCCCTCATCGACCAACTCCCCGCCGTCTACCTGGAGCAGGACTTCCTGCGCCGCTTCCTGAGCGCACTCGACGACGTCCTCGCCCCGGTCCTGCTCACGATCGACAACATGCCCGCCCACCTGGACCCGCGCAGCGCCCCGGACGACTTCCTGGCCTGGCTGGCGCAGTGGGTGGCGGTGGATTCCCCCGAGGACGGCCCGGTCGAACGGCGCCGCGAGACGGTACGGGGCGCGGTGGCCCGCCACGCCCGGCGCGGCACGTCCGGCGGCCTCGCCGACGCGGTACGCCTCGCGACCGGCACCGAACCCGAGATCACGGAGAGCGGCGGCACCGCGTGGTCCACCGGCCCCCTCACCGCCCTGCCGGGCGCGCCGCGCCCCTGGGTGACGATCCGGGTCCGGGAACAGCCCGGACGGACCATCGACCGGGCCCGCCTGGAGGAACGCATCGGCACGGAGGTCCCGGCACACGTGGGCTTCACACTGGAGATCCTGCCCCCGGACGGGGGCGCGGGGGGTGCGGCGCGGTGA
- a CDS encoding VWA-like domain-containing protein has protein sequence MTGGELDLDRLFAARLQAVRARPYLATALFALHVVESRRVPTMAVDRHWRCYVSPWFVDRTPVEELAGAWVHEVSHLLRDHHGRSDRYAREHGLTGAAERLRMNIAADCEINDDVYGDGLVAPDAVVLPEPLGLPEGKLMEEYLRHFRLGPHTAEFAWLDCGSGSDGLDRAWDLGPDGAHGLSEQERDAVRFRVAQGITGRPGRAPKAWKRWAEEAFHPPQAWRDLLGAALRSAASGPGAGDDYSYGRPSRRSASLPGVVLPSLRRRPPRVSVVIDTSASVSDAELGSALLEVAAITRAVGGRRDLVTVLSCDAAARVVHPLCRAEGIPLVGGGGTDLRTGFDRALRTHPRPDVVVALTDGQTPWPSAQPACRTVVGLFDRPDRASWDEADPDYVPDAPPAWARVVNIG, from the coding sequence GTGACCGGGGGCGAGCTGGACCTCGACCGGCTTTTCGCCGCCCGGCTGCAGGCCGTCAGGGCCCGCCCGTACCTGGCGACGGCGCTGTTCGCCCTGCACGTGGTCGAGTCGCGGCGCGTCCCGACGATGGCCGTGGACCGGCACTGGCGGTGCTACGTCTCGCCGTGGTTCGTCGACCGGACCCCCGTGGAGGAGCTTGCCGGGGCGTGGGTGCACGAGGTGTCGCATCTGCTGCGCGACCACCATGGGCGCAGTGACCGGTACGCGCGTGAACACGGGCTGACCGGTGCGGCCGAGCGCCTGCGCATGAACATCGCGGCCGACTGCGAGATCAACGACGACGTGTACGGGGACGGGCTGGTCGCCCCCGACGCGGTGGTGCTGCCCGAGCCTCTGGGGCTCCCGGAGGGGAAGCTGATGGAGGAGTACCTGCGCCATTTCCGGCTGGGGCCCCACACCGCGGAGTTCGCCTGGCTGGACTGCGGCAGCGGCTCCGACGGCCTCGACCGGGCGTGGGACCTCGGTCCCGACGGGGCGCACGGGCTCAGTGAGCAGGAACGCGACGCGGTGCGGTTCCGGGTGGCCCAGGGCATCACCGGCCGGCCGGGCCGGGCGCCGAAGGCGTGGAAGCGCTGGGCCGAGGAGGCGTTCCACCCGCCCCAGGCATGGCGTGACCTGCTGGGCGCCGCCCTCCGGTCGGCGGCCTCGGGCCCCGGCGCGGGCGACGACTACTCGTACGGACGTCCGTCGCGCCGGTCGGCGAGCCTGCCCGGGGTCGTCCTGCCGAGCCTGCGGCGCCGGCCACCGCGCGTGTCCGTGGTCATCGACACCTCGGCCTCGGTCAGCGACGCGGAGCTGGGCAGCGCGCTGCTGGAGGTGGCCGCGATCACCCGGGCGGTCGGCGGGCGCCGGGACCTGGTCACGGTCCTGTCCTGCGACGCCGCCGCCCGGGTCGTGCATCCGCTGTGCCGTGCGGAGGGCATCCCCCTGGTGGGCGGCGGCGGAACGGATCTGCGTACGGGCTTCGACAGGGCCCTGCGGACGCACCCCCGGCCCGATGTCGTCGTGGCCCTCACCGACGGGCAGACCCCGTGGCCCTCGGCCCAGCCGGCGTGCCGGACGGTGGTGGGCCTGTTCGACCGGCCGGACAGGGCGTCCTGGGACGAGGCGGACCCCGACTACGTACCGGACGCGCCGCCCGCCTGGGCACGCGTCGTCAACATCGGCTAG